The proteins below come from a single Pieris brassicae chromosome 1, ilPieBrab1.1, whole genome shotgun sequence genomic window:
- the LOC123715727 gene encoding exosome complex component CSL4 encodes MQIDKEESKQTTEDIKICIPGMRISASNKETISGAGTYELDGYIYTYLAGILKSQYDEVKKVNILSIESPKSPSVLPQMGDIATARVIAINSRLVQCQILCVGPTVLARPYRGILKKEDIRDMDKDRIDPYKCFRPGDVILARVLPMTELHAYHLSTAENELGVVIATAEGSPQGVSMVPISWSEMQCPTTLNKEPRKVARVIPETINKEFVFASQPELGKS; translated from the exons atgCAAATAGATAAAGAAGAATCAAAACAAACGACAGAagacattaaaatatgtatacctGGTATGCGTATAAGTGCATCTAATAAAGAAACTATATCAGGGGCTGGAACTTATGAATTAGATGGTTACATATACACGTATCTAGCAGGAATATTGAAATCACAATATGATGAGGTTAAAAAG gtaaatattttatccatAGAAAGTCCAAAAAGCCCCAGTGTGCTTCCTCAAATGGGAGATATAGCTACAGCAAGAGTAATAGCTATTAACTCCCGCTTAGTACAATGCCAGATACTTTGTGTGGGTCCAACAGTGTTAGCTAGGCCATACAGAGGAATTCTGAAAAAGGAAGATATAAGAGATATGGATAAAGATAGAATTGATCCCTATAAGTGCTTTAGACCTGGAGATGTTATTTTAGCAAGAGTT ttacCAATGACAGAGCTGCATGCTTATCATCTATCCACCGCAGAAAATGAGCTTGGTGTTGTAATTGCAACTGCTGAAGGTTCTCCACAAGGAGTGAGCATGGTTCCAATCAGCTGGTCTGAAATGCAGTGCCCTACAACATTAAACAAAGAGCCCAGGAAAGTAGCAAGAGTAATACCTGAAACTATCAATAAAGAATTTGTGTTTGCAAGTCAACCTGAATTGGGGAAgagttga
- the LOC123719941 gene encoding coatomer subunit alpha — MLTKFETKSARVKGISFHAKRPWVLASLHNGVIQLWDYRMCTLLEKFDEHDGPVRGICFHIQQPLFVSGGDDYKIKIWNYKQRRCLFTLLGHLDYIRTTFFHHEYPWILSASDDQTIRIWNWQSRQCISVLTGHNHYVMCAQFHPTEDLLVSASLDQSVRVWDFSGLRKKSVAPGPSGLADHLRNPQATDLFGQADAVVKHVLEGHDRGVNWAAFHPKLPLIVSAADDRQVKLWRMNDAKAWEVDTFRGHYNNVSCALFHARNELVVSNSEDKSIRVWDLPKRVCMNTFRREHERYWVLSSHPTLNLFAAGHDAGMILFKLRRERPAYAVHNNMLFYIKERQLRKLDMQTNKDSPVMEIKGSGRFQPHSMSLNHAEFSMLLTWRIGDNWTYELYQVPREGGDATSEPEKGQATAAVWIARNRFAALEKNNQLIIKNLKNEASKKTATPNCDEIMYAGTGMLFLREPDCVQLLDVQQKTIVGSVKIPKCRYAIWNSDMTLVAFLSKHTVTICTKKLQQLCTITEGARVKSGAFDDSTPQPVFIYTTSNHIKYCCKDGDFGIIRTLDVPVYVVKVLPQEGAAKVVCLDREARPKILTIDPTEYRFKLALVTRQYDQVLHMVRTAKLVGQSIIGYLQEKGYPEVALHFVKDARTRLSLALQCGNIEVALEAAKSIDEPDAWDQLAKAALATGNHQIVEMCYQRTKNFDKLSFLYLITGNLEKLRKMMKIAEIRKDVSAQFQGALLLGDVKERIRLLKNAGQISLAYLTAINFKQNDEAEQLKAALETAGLPIPEPNPKARGLHPPLPVVRAQSNWPLLAVSKSFFEVAAASRAGTSGETSGVAGVAADVEEPLEAGGAWGDDDEKEEGEEGEEVEDAGEDGGWDVGDEDLEFPEELAPVSADIDGAEDGQYFVAPTRGVSIAISGKLKTAHDFVTTGQFEIAFRLLNEQVGIVNFEPYSETMLSMYSCGRVMFSALASLPPLQAHLHRNWKEASGKDLLPVITAKLNDLVSQLQQCYQLTTSGKFTEAVERLQRVVRLVPLLLVDSKQELAEAQQLLAISREYLLGLQMETARKAMPKNTLEEQKRTCEMAAYFTHCKLQPVHQILTLRTALNMFFKLKNFRTAASFARRLLELGPRPEVAQQARKILQACEKTPTDEHQLLYDEHNPFSICGISYHPIYRGKPEEKCPLCGASFLPEHKGKLCTVCGVAEVGKDALGLRICPLQFQR, encoded by the exons ATGTTGACAAAGTTTGAAACAAAGTCGGCGCGGGTAAAAGGAATTTCATTTCATGCTAAACGTCCATGGGTCTTAGCTAGTTTACACAATGGTGTAATTCAGCTGTGGGATTATCGTATGTGTACCCTATTGGAGAAATTTGATGAGCACGACGGCCCTGTTCGTGGTATCTGCTTCCATATTCAGCAGCCCTTATTTGTATCTGGAGGTGATGACTATAAAATCAAG atatggAATTATAAGCAAAGAAGATGCCTTTTTACTCTTTTGGGACACTTGGATTATATTAGGACTACATTCTTTCACCATGAGTACCCTTGGATTCTTAGTGCTTCTGATGATCAG ACTATTAGAATTTGGAACTGGCAATCCCGGCAATGCATAAGTGTTCTCACAGGCCATAACCACTATGTGATGTGTGCACAATTCCACCCCACTGAAGATCTACTTGTATCGGCTTCATTGGACCAGTCAGTCCGTGTTTGGGACTTCTCAGGGTTGAGAAAAAAAAGTGTGGCTCCTGGTCCTAGTGGCCTGGCTGATCATTTGAGAAACCCACAGGCAACTGATTTGTTTGGACAG GCAGATGCAGTTGTCAAACATGTACTAGAAGGCCATGACCGAGGAGTAAACTGGGCAGCATTCCACCCTAAATTACCATTAATAGTTTCTGCTGCAGATGACAGACAAGTCAAGCTATGGAGAATGAATGATGcaaag gcATGGGAGGTAGACACATTCCGTGGTCACTACAACAACGTATCATGCGCGCTTTTCCACGCGCGAAACGAGCTTGTAGTGTCCAATAGTGAGGACAAATCAATCCGAGTATGGGACTTGCCGAAACGTGTCTGCATGAATACATTTCGACGAGAACATGAACG ATACTGGGTGCTATCGTCCCATCCAACCTTGAACTTGTTTGCAGCGGGACATGACGCCGGTATGATTCTCTTTAAGCTGCGAAGAGAAAGACCAGCATATGCTGTTCATAATAATATGCTCTTCTATATTAAAgaaag acAATTGCGTAAACTGGATATGCAGACGAATAAAGATTCCCCCGTAATGGAAATCAAGGGAAGCGGAAGATTTCAACCACAcag TATGTCTCTAAACCACGCTGAGTTCAGCATGTTACTCACGTGGCGCATTGGAGATAATTGGACGTACGAATTGTACCAAGTTCCAAGGGAAGGAGGCGATGCGACATCAGAGCCAGAGAAGGGACAGGCGACCGCTGCCGTTTGGATCGCCAGGAATCGCTTTGCTGCATTAGAGAAGAATAATCAG CTGATTATCAAAAACCTAAAGAACGAAGCATCAAAGAAGACAGCGACTCCCAACTGTGATGAAATAATGTATGCGGGAACTGGTATGCTGTTTTTGCGTGAACCAGATTGCGTACAGCTATTGGATGTGCAACAGAAGACAATTGTTGGTTCT GTAAAAATCCCAAAATGCCGCTACGCAATATGGAACTCTGATATGACTTTAGTGGCATTCTTAAGTAAACACACAGTGACCATTTGCACAAAGAAACTCCAGCAATTGTGCACAATCACAGAGGGTGCCAGAGTAAAGTCTGGTGCGTTTGATGACTCCACCCCGCAGCCAGTGTTCATATACACTACGTCTAACCATATTAAGTACTGCTGCAAAGATGG tgACTTCGGCATAATACGAACGCTGGATGTGCCCGTATACGTAGTGAAAGTGTTGCCACAAGAGGGCGCAGCTAAAGTTGTTTGTTTGGATCGTGAGGCGAGACCAAAAATACTTACAATCGATCCCACGGAATATAG gtTTAAACTAGCACTGGTGACGCGTCAATACGATCAAGTACTACACATGGTACGAACGGCAAAGTTGGTGGGACAGAGCATCATTGGCTACTTACAGGAGaaag gTTACCCTGAAGTGGCACTACATTTTGTAAAAGATGCCCGTACACGTCTGTCTTTGGCACTACAATGTGGGAACATCGAAGTCGCGTTGGAAGCGGCTAAGAGCATAGACGAGCCAGATGCGTGGGACCAGTTGGCAAAAGCCGCACTTGCTACCGGTAATCATCAG aTTGTAGAAATGTGTTACCAACGCACAAAGAACTTTGACAAGTTGTCATTCCTGTATTTGATTACTGGCAACCTCGAAAAGCTGCGAAAGATGATGAAAATCGCGGAAATACGCAAAGATGTGTCTGCGCAGTTCCAAGGCGCACTTTTACTTGGAGATGTCAAAGAGAGAATAAGACTTTTGAAGAATGCCGGACAG ATATCCTTGGCCTACCTGACGGCTATAAACTTCAAGCAAAATGATGAAGCTGAACAATTAAAAGCAGCGTTAGAAACTGCCGGTTTGCCCATCCCGGAACCAAACCCCAAAGCGAGGGGTCTGCATCCACCTCTACCAGTAGTGCGTGCGCAGAGTAACTGGCCCTTGTTGGCTGTCTCTAA GAGTTTCTTCGAAGTGGCGGCGGCCTCTAGGGCAGGTACGAGCGGAGAGACAAGCGGAGTGGCGGGCGTCGCAGCGGACGTTGAGGAGCCGCTCGAGGCCGGCGGGGCATGGGGAGATGACGATGAAaag GAGGAAGGCGAAGAAGGCGAAGAGGTAGAAGACGCGGGTGAGGATGGAGGCTGGGACGTTGGAGACGAAGACCTAGAATTTCCAGAGGAACTGGCGCCGGTATCAG CGGATATAGATGGCGCTGAAGACGGTCAGTACTTTGTGGCTCCAACACGAGGTGTATCAATAGCAATTAGTGGAAAATTGAAGACGGCTCACGATTTCGTCACTACCGGACAGTTCGAAATCGCATTcag ATTACTAAACGAGCAAGTTGGTATAGTGAATTTCGAGCCATACTCCGAAACAATGCTATCCATGTACTCCTGTGGTCGCGTGATGTTCAGTGCTCTTGCGTCGTTGCCTCCTTTACAAGCGCACCTGCATCGGAACTGGAAGGAAGCAAGTGGCAAGGACTTGTTACCTGTTATCA ctGCAAAGCTAAATGACCTAGTGAGCCAACTCCAACAATGCTATCAACTGACAACTAGTGGTAAATTCACGGAGGCCGTGGAACGCTTGCAACGGGTCGTTAGACTTGTCCCCCTACTATTGGTCGATAGTAAACAAGAGCTGGCTGAAGCGCAACAATTGCTGGCGATCAGCCGGGAATATCTACTTGGACTTCAGATGGAAACCGCTAGGAAAG CAATGCCGAAGAACACATTGGAGGAACAAAAGCGCACATGTGAAATGGCCGCGTACTTCACCCATTGCAAACTTCAGCCCGTCCATCAGATATTGACCCTCAGAACTGCTCTTAATATGTTCTTCAAGCTGAAGAACTTCAGAACTGCTGCCTCCTTTGCCAGGAGATTGTTGGAACTGGGCCCGAGGCCAGAAGTAGCTCAGCAGGCCAGGAAAATATTGCAGGCTTGCGAGAAAACGCCAACAG ATGAACACCAATTACTATACGACGAGCACAACCCCTTCAGTATTTGTGGTATTAGCTATCATCCCATATACAGAGGGAAACCCGAAGAAAAGTGCCCCCTCTGTGGAGCAAGCTTCCTCCCCGAACATAAGGGCAAACTTTGCACCGTTTGTGGAGTAGCAGAAGTGGGAAAAGATGCGTTGGGGCTTCGAATCTGCCCCCTACAGTTCCAGAGATAG
- the LOC123719945 gene encoding facilitated trehalose transporter Tret1-like isoform X1: MLDNFKADLKLKWRQYLAASFASYGSLCTGMSMGWTSPVFPKLRSDNSPLPQVPTLQEENWIGSLLVLGGLLGPLITVPLLNRVGRRWIVMGSNIPLLLGWLLAGVATDLPTLYAARVMWGCATGMQFASVPLYIGEIAEDKIRGALSALFLLFINVGFLLAYAIGPFTSYWGLTATGGILSLFYIPFTWLIPETPFFLVYKGKTEEASEVLQKLRGLSKEGVQAELDGLQSMISREFKTEPSIKDLWATKGNLKALGICVFLAMLLQLSGIDVLLFYMEELLVKIGTRISATDGTIIMGVVQVVTSCVTPLVVDRLGRKLLMWTTSLGLTIFLGIIGVYALLDSHYKYNVVPYAFLPLLCLIVYMVLFTLGVGPVPWILVAEMFPPRTKCLASGIASFCCWTAGFVWTRFFRDVAASYGIYTAFWVLAICCGFGFIFSISPLLPETKGKTFDEIQDMLNNRSNENKPVDV; this comes from the exons AtgttagataattttaaagccGACTTGAAGTTGAAGTGGAGACAGTATTTGGCAGCGTCCTTTG CGAGCTATGGAAGCTTATGCACGGGCATGTCAATGGGCTGGACGTCTCCGGTCTTCCCGAAACTGCGCTCCGATAACTCGCCTCTCCCTCAAGTACCCACGTTGCAAGAGGAGAACTGGATTGGCTCCTTACTTGTGCTGGGAGGGCTACTCG gGCCATTAATAACAGTACCACTATTAAACCGTGTGGGTCGTCGTTGGATAGTAATGGGCTCCAACATTCCGCTGCTGCTTGGCTGGCTACTTGCTGGAGTGGCCACGGACTTGCCCACGCTGTATGCTGCAAGAGTTATGTGGGGCTGTGCCACTGGCATGCAGTTTGCGAGCGTTCCGTTATATATTGGAGAGATCGCTGAG GACAAAATTCGTGGAGCTTTAAGCGCTCTCTTCCTACTTTTCATTAACGTGGGGTTCCTGCTTGCCTACGCAATTGGCCCCTTCACCTCATACTGGGGTCTGACAGCTACTGGTGGTATCCTGTCCCTGTTCTACATTCCATTCACGTGGCTCATACCGGAGACACCtttctttttagtttataaag GTAAAACCGAAGAGGCCTCTGAAGTTCTTCAGAAGCTTCGTGGCCTTTCCAAGGAGGGCGTGCAAGCCGAGCTAGACGGACTCCAGTCAATGATATCCAGGGAATTCAAGACTGAGCCCAGTATTAAAGACCTTTGGGCTACAAAAGGGAATTTGAAGGCTTTAG gTATTTGTGTTTTCCTCGCGATGCTTCTTCAGCTGTCAGGTATCGACGTACTGCTGTTCTACATGGAGGAGCTCTTGGTGAAAATTGGTACTAGAATCTCAGCAACAGATGGTACCATTATCATGGGTGTTGTTCAG gTGGTAACTAGTTGCGTCACTCCATTGGTGGTGGACAGACTCGGCAGGAAGCTACTTATGTGGACGACTTCACTTGGACTTACAATATTCttg GGCATAATCGGTGTGTACGCACTACTGGACTCGCACTACAAGTATAACGTAGTGCCGTATGCGTTCTTACCTTTGTTATGTCTCATTGTCTACATGGTCCTCTTCACACTGG gcgTGGGTCCAGTACCATGGATTCTGGTAGCGGAGATGTTTCCACCCCGCACCAAGTGCCTCGCCAGTGGTATTGCCTCTTTCTGTTGCTGGACAGCCGGATTTGTGTGGACACg ATTTTTCCGCGACGTGGCGGCCTCTTACGGTATATACACAGCGTTTTGGGTACTAGCCATTTGCTGCGGCTTCGGCTTCATATTCTCCATAAGCCCGTTGCTTCCGGAAACCAAAGGGAAAACTTTCGACGAAATACAGGACATGTTaaataatag ATCAAATGAAAACAAACCAGTTGACGTATAg
- the LOC123719945 gene encoding facilitated trehalose transporter Tret1-like isoform X2 produces MLDNFKADLKLKWRQYLAASFASYGSLCTGMSMGWTSPVFPKLRSDNSPLPQVPTLQEENWIGSLLVLGGLLGPLITVPLLNRVGRRWIVMGSNIPLLLGWLLAGVATDLPTLYAARVMWGCATGMQFASVPLYIGEIAEDKIRGALSALFLLFINVGFLLAYAIGPFTSYWGLTATGGILSLFYIPFTWLIPETPFFLVYKGKTEEASEVLQKLRGLSKEGVQAELDGLQSMISREFKTEPSIKDLWATKGNLKALGICVFLAMLLQLSGIDVLLFYMEELLVKIGTRISATDGTIIMGVVQVVTSCVTPLVVDRLGRKLLMWTTSLGLTIFLGIIGVYALLDSHYKYNVVPYAFLPLLCLIVYMVLFTLGVGPVPWILVAEMFPPRTKCLASGIASFCCWTAGFVWTRFFRDVAASYGIYTAFWVLAICCGFGFIFSISPLLPETKGKTFDEIQDMLNNRQVA; encoded by the exons AtgttagataattttaaagccGACTTGAAGTTGAAGTGGAGACAGTATTTGGCAGCGTCCTTTG CGAGCTATGGAAGCTTATGCACGGGCATGTCAATGGGCTGGACGTCTCCGGTCTTCCCGAAACTGCGCTCCGATAACTCGCCTCTCCCTCAAGTACCCACGTTGCAAGAGGAGAACTGGATTGGCTCCTTACTTGTGCTGGGAGGGCTACTCG gGCCATTAATAACAGTACCACTATTAAACCGTGTGGGTCGTCGTTGGATAGTAATGGGCTCCAACATTCCGCTGCTGCTTGGCTGGCTACTTGCTGGAGTGGCCACGGACTTGCCCACGCTGTATGCTGCAAGAGTTATGTGGGGCTGTGCCACTGGCATGCAGTTTGCGAGCGTTCCGTTATATATTGGAGAGATCGCTGAG GACAAAATTCGTGGAGCTTTAAGCGCTCTCTTCCTACTTTTCATTAACGTGGGGTTCCTGCTTGCCTACGCAATTGGCCCCTTCACCTCATACTGGGGTCTGACAGCTACTGGTGGTATCCTGTCCCTGTTCTACATTCCATTCACGTGGCTCATACCGGAGACACCtttctttttagtttataaag GTAAAACCGAAGAGGCCTCTGAAGTTCTTCAGAAGCTTCGTGGCCTTTCCAAGGAGGGCGTGCAAGCCGAGCTAGACGGACTCCAGTCAATGATATCCAGGGAATTCAAGACTGAGCCCAGTATTAAAGACCTTTGGGCTACAAAAGGGAATTTGAAGGCTTTAG gTATTTGTGTTTTCCTCGCGATGCTTCTTCAGCTGTCAGGTATCGACGTACTGCTGTTCTACATGGAGGAGCTCTTGGTGAAAATTGGTACTAGAATCTCAGCAACAGATGGTACCATTATCATGGGTGTTGTTCAG gTGGTAACTAGTTGCGTCACTCCATTGGTGGTGGACAGACTCGGCAGGAAGCTACTTATGTGGACGACTTCACTTGGACTTACAATATTCttg GGCATAATCGGTGTGTACGCACTACTGGACTCGCACTACAAGTATAACGTAGTGCCGTATGCGTTCTTACCTTTGTTATGTCTCATTGTCTACATGGTCCTCTTCACACTGG gcgTGGGTCCAGTACCATGGATTCTGGTAGCGGAGATGTTTCCACCCCGCACCAAGTGCCTCGCCAGTGGTATTGCCTCTTTCTGTTGCTGGACAGCCGGATTTGTGTGGACACg ATTTTTCCGCGACGTGGCGGCCTCTTACGGTATATACACAGCGTTTTGGGTACTAGCCATTTGCTGCGGCTTCGGCTTCATATTCTCCATAAGCCCGTTGCTTCCGGAAACCAAAGGGAAAACTTTCGACGAAATACAGGACATGTTaaataataggcaagttgctTAG